Genomic DNA from Urocitellus parryii isolate mUroPar1 chromosome 5, mUroPar1.hap1, whole genome shotgun sequence:
ACACCTACCATCAGTGACAATCATGCCTGCCTCCAAAGGCTCGTCAGAGAAAGTTTTATAACTAATGCCGCACGGACCCTCATGAACATTCAGAAAAGATCCAACACCATGTCCTGTTCCATGCAGGTAATCCAGGCCAGAATCCCATAAAGCTGAACGGGCAAAAGAGTCCAGAAGGTGGCCTGAAAGACATATAAAGAACCACTTAATGATATTTGTACAGCACTTTAGAGATTAGGTTTATTATGTTTGGCTCCAGAAAATGAGACAGAAACCAACAGGTAAAAGTTCAGACTGCAGCACAAAGAAGAACTTCCTAATATTCAAAGCTCCTCAGGAGCCAGTCAGAGCTCAGTCTGAAGCTAGGGGATCATTTGTCCAGGATACTGTAAGGGGACAGACCCCAACTGCAAACTAAGGCTGTATTAGGAGACACAGATATTCCTTTCCCACCTCAGGAACCTTAATATCTCAGAAACTCTAACCAGACTGCAAGCAGAAAGGCAGGCATGAAAGATCGGAAATGGAGGCTCAGGAAAGATGAGTACCTGCCTATGTAACCAGACTCGAGGTCCAGGCCTTGTGAGTCTCCTGTCCCATCCACCAGTCCTCTAGTAAAGCAGTAAAGTCAGGATCCCAGTAAAATAAATTCCAACAGGATCATTAAAGGAAGTGCTGGCCCAGTACTTCAACAAGAGTTGCACCTAATCCCAGTGGGCCTGGAGGTCTCTCCCTGCCTGGTCTGCCCTTGCCAAGAGCCACCCACACATGTTGTCCATGCTGTAAGTGGTTGAGAGAGCAACTATAACCAACATCAGGCCCAATTCTTAGCAAGGCTCTCTGGGACACAGGGTCACCTAAGCTCAGCCAGTAAGTCCAGGAGACTCACCCTGCTAGACCTGGCTGGCCCTTAGCTGTACAACAGACTGATATGCAAAGGGAAGGATATGTTTTTCTAGTCAAACCTAAGACACATTAGATCCCTGAACAAGAAAGAGCCTGCCATAGGATAGAAGGAACCACCTACCTTTGGTTCCAGTCGGGAAAATGGCTGCACTCACAGCTATATGGCCCTTGAGGACATATGTGAAGCATTCCTGCCAAAGAGAACCTAGGGTCACATTGTTGTAGAAGAGGGACATTCAGATCCTATAGTTTTCTACtagttcaggggaaaaaaaaaaaaaaaacatgcctgTTAAAGTTCTTAGTAACACCACagagaaaacttaaatgaaaagacaaaaacaaacaaaactctggCAGAAAAGAGAATGGCCATGGACCAATTTTCcagaaatcttaaaattaaatttagtaaAAGCACTATCAGATAACCCACAGGACTTACTACATAATGCACATTCTGATACACTGTGTCACATAAGCCTTAGAAAGACTGGGAAAAGTCACAAAAGGTGCTGAGGGTCCAAGCTAGGTTGACAGTGCCAGGCACTATACTAAGGACTATACATTCACAGTGCTCACTGCAGAGCCACTATCATCACCTTCACTTACAGGAGTGAGCAGCAAGCCAGGTCACACAGGCCCCAGGTGGCAGCATCTGACCTCACAGCCAGGCAGTCTGGCTTTGACATCTGGCCTCCTCACCTCCATGCTATCCTTGGGGTCATCCCTACTGCCCAGATAAGAAAAATGCTACTTGGAAGGTAATGGCTTCCCAGTGAAGAGCAGAAACTCTGCACTCCCCAATCTCATCTGTGCTCTTTCCATGTACAAAAGAGTCACATCAAAGAGATCCTTGACCACAGGTGCAAATGCTCCTAAAGTGTGGTGCCTAAAAATGGACAAGGACAGGCACCAAGACTAGGCATTTTTCCAGTGCATCACATAAAACCCTCTTCCTTGGATAATCTTCCTGTAGAAGCTTCCTCAGCCAGACGCATTCTCTCAGAGATTGAACCAATACTCCCTGAGCAGAGACTATAACCTGGGAACTCACTGGCTCATGGAGCTTCACACAGCCAGTCTAGGAGGTGGGTACTGCTACCCCATTTTTATGGGTGGTAAATACTCTGTTCAAGGTCAAGGAGCCAGTAAACAGCAGAGAAGATCTGAAGCCAGGACTCCAGACCCCTGGCACACATATCTGTGCCTCATGGCTCTATTTCTACTATCCATACCAAGTCACACCAGAAACAGGACAACATCTGTCATTTCAAAAAGTTCCTTGAGAGGTGAGCCTGCAAATAGAAATCCTGAACTTGAAAAAGAAAGGGGATAGCTTTTACAATCAAAACTAGAGGTGTCTTGGGAAGCAGACCTTCCACTACTCCTCCATCCCCAAGGAGATTTCCTGACTCCAGAGAAGACCAGAGGTACTTAAACTTGAACCTGAGCTGCCTTGATCTTACAGAATGCTTTTAAAACTCTCAAAATGTTTTTACCCtccaataattaattaaatagtcTTCATAAATCAGATAAGCCTGACTTCacaaaaatgaacaattttaCTATCCGACATATAgtttatatttacatacacagTCCCTTTTCACAAAAGCAATGCTCTTCTTAAGAGAGCAGAAAGAGCCTTACCCTCCACCTTACCTTCTCATAGGCTGTAGGGGTCCCAAAATGCATGGTCCTGGTCACATCTGTGGTTCCGTCCcttttgaaaatagaagaaaaaaaaagttttcagtcAACAATAGCTTTCTCTCGATATGAGGCAGGCAAACATGAGGAGAAATTAGAACCTTCACACACTGTTGAAGGGTATGTAAAATGGAGTCATTTGAAAAAACAGTTCATCATTCTTAAAGGTTGTATGGAGTTACCACATaacccagtaatcccactccaAAGTACATATGCCCAAGAGACCTGAAAACAAGTCTACACAAAATTCTGCAcaggaatgttcatagcagtattattcacaatagccaaaaagtggaaacaactcaaaggtccatcaactgataagtggataaacaaaatgtggcatatacatacaatggaatattatttggccatgtAATGGAATGAAGTACTAGTGATATATGCCACAACATGGCTGAATCTTGAAAGCATTATGCAAAGTAAGATAAAACCAGACAGAGAGgtcatatattatataattccaatttacatgaaatgtccagaataggtaaTCCACTCCCCTTTTACTCTACTATGGGTTCTTCAGGGAAGAATAAAGGGGGAATTGACTGCTAATGGGGATAAGGTTTCCTTCCAGggtgaaaatgttctaaaactgattGTGGTGATGGCTATGCAACATGGTGcatgtaccattaaaaaaaaaaaaaaaaatcagttttacaTTTTGAGTGGATCGTATGGtacatgaattatatctcaatacaAGACAAAGTGTAAGTGTAAAAATGGCCTGATAAATGGGAGTGAACTTGACCCTGAAACACATTCTTGGTCTACAGTATAAAGACTGTTCTGTGAAAGACACCATCACTAAGGTAATGAGAAATACACAGGCGTCTACTTGTAACATAAGAGGGCCAATTCAATTCCTCATTAGGAAGGCAAGGAATTTATTGGACAAAGACATTAGAAATGCCCAAATGCATCTCTTAATACACCCTAGCCTACCATCCCTGGCACAGAAAGGATAAGTCTAGGAATCTTGCTAAAACTTGAAAGTGAACAGGTTATACCATTTTTAAGCCGTCCTAGAGCCCTTGGCATAAGGCTGATACACCAGCCCTCATGTTCCAAGGCCAGGCTATGGTTATCCTATAACTGGCTGAGCTCCTTTGATAACTAGGCTTTCCATCCTAACTGCTGTGATGAATGGAGCACTCCAAGTCCTCGATTGTGAGATCTCTGATTAGACAGCATCTATTCTCACTCCTCCTCAAAGTTCCATGTGGACACCCAGCCAAATGTTAGGATCCCCTCTGAGAAACTATGTGGAGCAGATGACCATGAAAGCAGcaagacagaaagaagaaaattcagaaatctaggggcattcattcatttaaaattaaccCTTACTTCCTAAGACCCAGGAGAAGCTACAAGTCTTGGGGGCTGGCAGACAATTCTATGGGCTAGGGCAGAAAACTTCCCAGGGATGTCAAAAGCTTGGTTCATTTCACAGTTACTTATTTAGTACTTTAACAACTTCTAGCCAAGAACTAAACATTTTCTATCAGTCGTTTGTGGGAAGAGAGTCACAACTGGGCTATTTCAACTAGAGGTGAGAAAAAGGACAAGACAGGAACAATTCTATCAGTGGCAGCACAGAATGAGATCCGCAGCTGAGCACTCTTGACTGGAGTACGGCTTATCCACCCACTTAACTGCCTTGAACCTACAGGGTCAAGTTCTGTGGCAGCCCTGGTCCAGTTCACTTACTTGTATTGAGCGCCTGAGTCAATGAGGTACACCTCATCCAGTGACAAGGTCCTATTCGTCTCAGGGACCGGcctaacaaaattaattaaaaattagttattcCACAAATGTAAACACTTGATGAATCTGAGAGAAGGGCACATAGGGTTTCTTGTTCTATTCTTAAGTATGAAATTATATCAAAAGAAACTTACCCAATAAATTTATTGTTCcaactagtattttttttaaatatttttagttgtagatggacacaatatctttatttattaatttttatgtggtgctgaagattaaacccaatgcctcacatgtacgaagtaagtgctctaccactgagctacagcctgaGCCCCTCTAACTAGTATTAAACTTATACTATTCAAAGAATCACTCAAAACTATCTCCCCAACTAGATAAAGAGTTCAAgaggaaaataacacatttaTCTATATCTACCTGTGTTTGTGCTAGAACAAAACCAGCATTTAAAAGAAGTGACTCATAAAAGCCATAGAAACAAGGATCCATGGCAGCAGGAGGACTAAGCTAGAGCCATGGGAATGGGTCACTGGCAGCCTCACTAGTTTCTGGGGACCCTAGGACTTGCCACAGCTTCCGGGTCCCTCCTTTAGTCCTGACACCATCCATGTGCCTCCCTACTCACTTCTGAGACCATCAGACAGGCAGAGGTGCGAGGGTTGTGAATGACTCCATTTGAGAGAAACACTGAAGGGATTTTGCTGGGAAAGGAATGGATCACAATACTTTTAAGCTAGAGCACTTTTCTCCAGATGAatgtgaagtattttaaaaagtggtctGGTCTCCCCAGGCCATTTTCCAGGCAATATCACTGATGGGAAATGCCCAAAAGAATAAGAGCATTCCATGCCTGGCTCTGCAGGCACCAACCCCTCTCCAGCAATAAGGGCACCAGTAGGCACATGAGCTGCACAACCAACTCAAAGACAACCAGATGTGTACCCAGCCTTCAAGCACACTGCCTCGAAACAGGCTTCTGACAGCCTGCAATGAAGAATGCCACAGGAGAAGCAAATTTCTCCCCACTTggtttaaaaacttttaatgcTTTAATCACATGAAAAATTCCAGGGTAACTTCGAGCCAGAAAATTCATCATCTGAATTAAACTGAAATCcctttgatatttttatgttgGAACAGAAGGATTAATGTGAGAGAACTGTACTGTCACATCTGTGACTATCTCCCACAAGCTTCAAAATGTGCCCCGAGACTAAAAACTCTAAATGTGATTATTAAAAGGGGGCGGGGGGATCATACTCAAGTACAGCCAGGGAGACAGACCAGGGACACTTTTTCTGAACATAGCAGATAGAGACACACAGGACTCAAGATGCCCAGTGCAAAGTGAAGGCTGAGCTGAGTGACACTGAAGCTGAAGCCCTTGGCCACACCCAGGGTGACATTTCCCTTCATCTCCACAAGCAACTCTGCCAATCCTAAGCCTATCAGTGCCCCTCTGTCTCACAGATTAAGGATGCTCTGCTCTGGGTCCTTGGGCTCTCAAAGATCATGTGATACAAACTCCCACAGACCAGGCTGCAAGCCCAAGGGATGGGGGAGAGGGCTCTGTTATCTCTATCCAAAACAGGCTGCATACCACCTAGTGCTGTTTTTTTGGTATGGAGGTGATGGAACTCACAGGATGGATGAACTAGGACACCAATAAGACCGTtactatgaaaaaagaaaagcactcaGAAATTCCAGTCATCGAGAGGCAAGAGCAATGGACAGTTTCTGCAGCCTCAAACATGAAAGCAGTGTCATCTGCACTGTGGAATGCCACACTGCACCTAAAAGGAGACCTCCAAAGGGTAGAGGCTGGGGAATTTAGAGAAAGTAAGACCTCTGAGGTCTTATTTCCCTGAATTTTATAGTCTCAACAGACATACAGAGGTGGGCACAGGGGCCTCTGGTAAAATAATGTCTCTCCCCTGCTCAGGCTCCTGTGCAGAAGCAGCAGCAAAGCCAGGCCATGTGCTCCTCCGCATGCCTTACGCGTAGTGAATGATGGCGCCGTTGGGTCCCGTACTGGAAATTGTGGGGAAGCTCAGGTCCACAAAGTCAGCCTGTTGCCTGGAAAAGACACAGAGGGCAAAGCTGCTCAAACATTTTGGACCGTGCTGAGAATCAGGACCTTTCCAGCCTCATTTACCTTGCCAGGCAACTCAGCATACAGTTCACTGATCTCCCAAATGGAACCTCACCTGCGGAATTCCTCAGCTTTGTCAGCAGCTGAGATCTCTGTTACGCCACCTTTGGGAACCTGCAAGAAAAGTGCTTATAAATCATCCATGTTAAGAAGGTACATTAAAAGCTTGCTTCTTCCTCAATTCCCAGTATTAGCTGTCTAATCTACAAGACACAACTGTCTGCTCTTTAACAGGAAGGGAATTTCCAGAGGTTCTCACTAAAGCTATCTAAAGCAGagcatttctatttgtttaatttttcaccCTTTTTAGGAAATcatcctaaagaaataaaaaggataaatgcAAAGATATCATTGCAGAGttactgaaaatagaaaaatgtgaaaaacaaatgaaacaatcaaaAATAGGAGGAATGGGTAAGTAAATCAGTCTTCCCATTAGATGCAGTCTCTATTTAGATCCTTTCTTAAGGCCTCAAAGCACATGGAAAATGCTCATGTTCATGATcctaagtgaagaaaataaaatacaaaattatgtatACTGAAAGacatacaaaattatttatatcttgaaaaacagaaatcatttgaaaaaatataaatacagacaAATAAAACCATGGAGAAAAATAGTGGGAAATAaggatatttcctttttccaatTAAAGAGTtgtttataacataaaatttaaaggaGACACAATATTGTTTAATAAAGAAGTTGCATTCTTGTCAACTACAGGGATGGATAGACAAGAAATTAATGGCTGATCCAATTTAATACAAAAAGTTTTATGGCTTAAAGTTCAAAATGTACacgaagagggctggggttgtgactcagcagcaGAGTGGtcacctagcacattcgaggccctgggtttgatcctcagcaccacattaaaaataaataaataaataaagtaaaggtattgtgtccaactacaactaaaaaaaatattttaaaaaatgtacacaaaGGTCTGTTTTCTCCAAGTATAATCTAATCGCCTATAATAATGAGGGTCATTTTTCCTATTCTACTTTTCCTTAAATTCCACTTAGTATGTCTTCCTAATCCAAAAAGGATCCACTGTGTTAGAGAATTTTTCATCTTCCTTGTTACTATgttctataattaaaaattttaaaatatgcatatacacacCAAAGTTAGAGAAAAAGTTACTAAAAGAGATCACTAAAATTAGACCACATGATCaacagagcccagtggaagccACAGTTAGAGCTCCCATGTACGTATTTTGGAATCATTTATATCCATGTGTTCAATGATGTCTAAGAACCAACCTCTTTCTCCAACCAGTTAAAGAGTTCACAGAGGGCAACAGCATCTTTAATCTGTACAAACAcagagacattttttaaattattactgaAAGTTAGAGGGCCAAATTCAGAGGGCCACCCCTAAAACAATCCAGAAAGAGTAGCACCTATCGGATCACCAACCACCAGCAATCAGGGTTTTACAGGCCGACATTTCCTGGAAGCTAGTTAGCAGCAATTCCTATTAACAGAGAGCAGGCTCCTCTGCTAGCAGTAATTGAGGAACAGGCAAGAAGGGTCCTCAAAGCATGGGCAGTTCCCCAAGGCTGAACTCCTGCCCTACAGGAGCCAGGAAAGACAAGACACTGCTCCAAAGCTGTCTCTGATACCAGATCTTTCTgggcaccccccaccccaccttgaAACATAATCCAGCCCCTTTTCTTCATCACGTTCACATCTTCACCATCCTCCAGACCACCATCTTTACAAAGTATAAGGCTGTGCCTTATACTTTGTAAAGACCTAACCCATTGagtgttttatttcattctctaaTCATCTCTGGAAGGTCCAGAAGACTGAGGAGGAGAGAGTCCAACTTGTGCCAGGCCCAGGACCACTCAGTAGGTGAGGGATTGAACCTTCTGGCCCCTCCCAGCCCATCTTCTGCTCTGGCTGCTCTACTCACATGAGCCCGCCTCATGCCTTCTGACTCGGCTGCATTCTTCACAGCTTTGGCAATGCAGATGGGGGTGTAAGGCATACAGCAGCGGTGATCCTGGGGACACAGGGCAGTAGAATGGGAAACAGGGCCTGCTCCACCTGCCCTGATCATGTAGTCACCCCTTCACCAAACAAAACACACTTGAGGATTTCCACTCAGGCTGCACCAGCCCCCTGGGGCCTGGAGACCCCCCACTTTGGTTGATGACCCTGAGTATGATAAAAGGAGTTTGAGTTCATTTGAAAGAAGTAAGAATATCATACAAGACGTCCTCCTCCATCCCTGCCCCACAGCTCAGAGGCCGCAGGCTGCTACCCTGGGCAAGATACCCCTTTCCAAGCCTCAGCAGCTGTGGTCAGAGTTCACTACCTGCTCATCAAGGATGAGAATAAGTTAAAACTTAGCCCTAGGAAGGGGGCCTCGGAGCACCTGACATATAATTTCTCATACtgcttttctttcccctctctcccactctctcatacccacacacacacacacacacacacacccctaatgAAACATGGAAGGCAAGAGTGATCACTACTTGGATAAAGAAAGTAAAGCTCTTCGTGACTGAGTGGCTTGCCAGAGGTCACACACAGTATGACAGTGGCAGGGATGCAATGACAAGCTGTGTCTAGAGAACCAGGCCTCGGCTTCTCCCAGAATGGTGGGACCACTGCTCAGTGGAGGAGAGGACAATGCTGAGCCTGCCACAGGCCACTTGGCAACCAGAAGCCCAGGGCACAACAGAAGAAAAGCTTCCTTCTAAAGAGGCCTAGATTCCAGTCCTGTCCCAGACTCCACCTAAAATGAGGCAACAGGTACCCACTGCTTAGCATTGCCCAGAAAGAGCTGTTGTTATGATCGTTTGATCTTTGATAAATGCCCTCAAAGGCCTCAAGTTCCTAGGCTAAAACAGTAGGTGGAAGACAGGGTGTACACAGAAGGTGTTCTCACCCCATATGCGCCCTTATTTACTTAGCATTCTGTCCTAAATAATTTTCACAACATCAAAGCCCCATAcgctatttatatttttttctcatacacaCTAAATGCTGAAACAAACACGTTTAAATAAACCTAAGTATTAATGTGTGCCACCTAAGACCATCTTTCATGCCACACTCTGGCTGACACAGGCCTCAATGAGCTCGAAGGGCCTCAGACCTCGATATAGCTCCAGCTCTAAGTCTGACTGAGAAAGACAACAGCACAGACCCCACAGCCTCTGCTCCAAAAACAGGTATATAGGATGCCAGAACTAGAGGGGCTAGCAGGGTCCAGGCAGGCCAGAGTGGGACCACCAACCTTAGGGATGGCCTCGCTCACGGCATAGCTGGCCTTGTCGCTGATCCACACCTTCTCCCTCGGGGAGAGGTCAGCACACAGGGACTTGAGCTGGCTCAGGATGGACTTGTAAGGAAGCACCTGGATTCTGTATTCAGCCTCCAGGCCCAAGTCAAGAAGCAAGTGCTCCTTCACACTGGGGGCATCTATGCGGTCCCCATCGATGAAGAGCCTGCATAAGGGTCAGAGGTGGGTGACAGAAAAAGGAGGGCACATGAGTAAGGGggtaagaaaacacacacacacagagacacacacacaaaatgggtTCTTTCTGCCAGGAACCAAATCCAAGCAGCTTTTCCTCCCTTCCACTGCCTCCATGAATCTTGCCCTCCCAACTCTGTTCCCATCCCAGTGTATGCGGTTATCATCCACCAACTACCCAAGCCAGAAACCTGGGCACTGTCCTCCCTGacacctctcctctcctccattaAGATCTTGGAACCTACAGCCAAGTGCCCATCACATCTGTCCAGCTCTGTTTACAGCATGGCCAGTTGCCACCCCGGCTTGGGCCACCACCTCTCAGCTTCCAAGTCTGGCCCCATCCATTCTATTTTTCAGTCATTACATTCTTTACAATTTATAAGACTGATCATGTGCTTCCCTCTGAACAGCTCATTCAGTAGCTCCCTGTTGTTCTCAGGACAAGAGGGTGAGCTCCTAAGCTTGCCCCACAGGCCTTTCTTTTCTGTGGCCCCTGCTTACCTTCTGGCCACACTCTGGCTCTGACCACATTGAACCACTGCGGGTCCTCCACATGCTAACTCCTGCTGGGGCCTCTGAAAATGCTGTTCCCTCCACCTGGATCACATTGCGcactcctcctcaccctgccatTCACCAGCTAATTCACACTTACCCATAATCTTTGCTTCAATATTACTTTCCCTAAGAGTGGCCTCTGACCCCCAAGTCTAGTCTAGCCCCCTGCTAGAAGTTGTTCGTACCCCCTGACAGGCTGGTGCCCACTTACATGCCTGAATCCCTCAGGCAGAAGAGACACTATCTTCCCAACTCTAACCCAAGATTGTCTGTTGTCATTCACCCTAACACCTAACACAGGCCCCCAGCACACAgagcaggcactcaataaatgtacTGTCCAAATGAAGAAAGCCATCCAGTAGAAGAACAATGACAGGAAGGCCACAAACAAGgctttgaaaagataaactgaCAATTTAACAAAGCACAGTTCAGGGGACTTTCTCAGACCTTAAAAATGATCATTTCTGACCTTCAAAATGACTGCATTTATTTGCATTGTGGACCCAGCATGGCATAATTAAACCTATACATGTTTATATCCCTTTGCACTGGCTGCTATAAACCTGGAATCAAATATGCAGCCCGAACAAGACCTTGTAGCAGGAATGTTGTGAACTAACCTCACTCGAGCTTTGTCCTAATATCCTCACCTACTTATTTCTTAATCTCACAGAACTATAAATGCTTTCATAGATTTCAAGTTATATGAGGGGTTAAAGGAGAGGCAGGATATAAATAAGCACCTAGGGTAAGGAAGAcaagaagagaaaaggggaaagggtAGGAAAAAGGAAGCACATCAGCAAAATGTCAGGCTGGGACCTGAAAGGGAGCCTGGGGCTCCGAAGAGCTGCCGGGAGGCTGTCCAAGTGGGGGTTAAACACTCACATGATCGTCTCTAGTCCTATGATTGCATAGGAGAAAAATACTGGATTGTGCTCCACATCTGATCCTCGGAGATTGAACAGCcctaaaaaaggaaagcaaagtcCCTGTCACCTGCCTGGCTTCCAAGTCATGCTTTAAGAGGTAGCCTATAGGGGAGGGAAAGGCTTTCATGTGGACTCCAATGACTATTAAAGGACTCAAACATCACTCAAAAAGCAAGAACCTCAGTCCTGGCTCCACCTCTGAGTTGCAACTGCTGGTGTCTGCCACCTGATGGCACCAGAACTGTTTCTTAGGCCATTGTGTCACTGTCCCGAGATGGGAACAGAAGAATTCTTAGtcagaaaatatgagaaatgcCCACCAAATGGTTGAAATGACCCGCCTAGCAGTGACCTGCCAAGCTTGGCTTTCCTGCACACAAACCTCTAGCACTCCCAAATAAAAGGGGAGAGCCAAGcactctctccttcctgagaAAAATAGCCAGGGGTAGAAAAACTAGGACCCACCCACAAGGGAGGCCAAATGAGGACCCCTCTGAGCCCCTGGAAGCACAGCTTCCCGTcagaagcagaagaaaagcaGTGAGTCATGAGGCTGTGGCCCATGAATGAAACCAGAGCCTGCAGGCCACCCACGGTCTGCTGTTACCAAGATGGGTGGAGGACCCGCCTGCAGCCAGGGTCTGGGGTCTAGTGAGGTCACTGAGCATTTGAGAAACTAGAGAGACCAGCAGAGAGCACAGCTCTACTCCCAGGGCTTCCGGCTCCCAAATGCTTGCTCTCAGGAGGACCAAAGGGCAAAAAGGCCCCAGCACAAAAAATGCTGCCTCCATTTTAACATAACAGCCTCTTGAAGCAAAACCGTGAGACCATAGTTTTTGCCTATcattagcctttttaaaaaatgacagcatcTGGGGCTGGTGAGGGGTGAAAAAGATGGGTCAAAAGCTCTACCATACACATAGCAACACCACCCCAAagccaaagaaatagaaagaagaaaattatcagAAACCAAGATATGGATTCATGAGCCAAGATTTGGGTGGTAGCATTATAATAAAttgtgggaaaactggaaataacccaaaGGTCATCCATAGGGAGATGGCTATGCAAATTTTATAGCATAGCCATTTAATGGAATGCTTAATACTTAAAATATGCTTGTATACACTTAGAGCacactgatatattttaaaaaacaggctACAAAAAATGACATGTGCATAGAAATATTACCACTGTCTCTAGCTCACAGGATTATAAGtgatttttgtcttccttctatttcctCCACACTCTCCAGCTTTTCCAAAATGGAAATGTGTTTCTGTTATACTCAAGGGGAGTGTAACATAGCCttgtatg
This window encodes:
- the Xpnpep1 gene encoding xaa-Pro aminopeptidase 1 isoform X2, which encodes MAPKVTSELLRQLRQAMRNLEYVTEPIQAYIIPSGDAHQSEYIAPCDCRRAFVSGFDGSAGTAIITEEHAAMWTDGRYFLQAAKQMDSNWTLMKMGLKDTPTQEDWLVSVLPEGSRVGVDPLIIPTDYWKKMAKVLRSAGHHLIPVKENLVDKIWTDRPERPCKPLLTLGLDYTGISWKDKIADLRLKMAERNIVWFVVTALDEIAWLFNLRGSDVEHNPVFFSYAIIGLETIMLFIDGDRIDAPSVKEHLLLDLGLEAEYRIQVLPYKSILSQLKSLCADLSPREKVWISDKASYAVSEAIPKDHRCCMPYTPICIAKAVKNAAESEGMRRAHIKDAVALCELFNWLEKEVPKGGVTEISAADKAEEFRRQQADFVDLSFPTISSTGPNGAIIHYAPVPETNRTLSLDEVYLIDSGAQYKDGTTDVTRTMHFGTPTAYEKECFTYVLKGHIAVSAAIFPTGTKGHLLDSFARSALWDSGLDYLHGTGHGVGSFLNVHEGPCGISYKTFSDEPLEAGMIVTDEPGYYEDGAFGIRIENVVLVVPVKTKYNFNNRGSLTFEPLTLVPIQTKMIDVDSLTDKECDWLNNYHLTCRDVIGKELQKQGRQEALEWLIRETQPISKQH